Proteins encoded within one genomic window of Sphaerotilus montanus:
- the hflX gene encoding GTPase HflX, whose amino-acid sequence MTATDSSPLPRAVLVGVDFGANASFDSTLDELALLAQSAGDEPVARIIARRRAPDAALFVGSGKADEIKLVVAEHGAQCVIFDQALGPAQQRNLERHLGVEVLDRIALILEIFGARARSHEGKLQVELARLQYLSTRLVRRWSHLERQRGGVGLRGGPGETQIELDKRMIAVRIKAVKERLDKVKRQRGTQRKARERQGTFRVSLVGYTNAGKSTLFNALVKAQTYAADQLFATLDTTTRQMYLEDARRSVSLSDTVGFIRDLPHTLVDAFQATLQEAADADLLLHVVDAASPVWLDQIREVQRVLHEIGADDVAQVLVFNKIDAMESAQRPRAPGDLYELAPGLVVPRWFVSARTGEGLPALRQAIAEAALNQDRMEVAGRTDPRFDPDRSDTDVIEIEDTTPERVETLPTPPTA is encoded by the coding sequence TTGACTGCAACGGACTCTTCCCCTCTCCCACGCGCTGTTCTGGTCGGGGTCGATTTCGGCGCAAACGCGTCCTTCGATTCGACGCTGGATGAACTGGCCCTGCTGGCCCAGTCTGCGGGCGATGAGCCGGTCGCCCGGATCATCGCCCGCCGTCGCGCTCCCGATGCCGCACTGTTCGTGGGCTCGGGCAAGGCCGATGAAATCAAGCTCGTCGTGGCCGAGCACGGCGCCCAGTGCGTGATCTTCGATCAGGCACTGGGCCCTGCTCAGCAACGCAACCTCGAGCGCCACCTCGGCGTCGAAGTGCTCGACCGCATCGCACTCATCCTCGAAATCTTTGGCGCCCGCGCGCGCAGCCATGAAGGCAAGCTTCAGGTCGAACTCGCGCGGCTGCAATACCTCTCCACCCGCCTCGTGCGCCGCTGGTCCCATCTGGAACGCCAGCGTGGTGGCGTCGGTCTGCGCGGCGGTCCTGGGGAAACCCAGATCGAGCTGGACAAGCGCATGATCGCCGTGCGCATCAAGGCCGTGAAAGAGCGGCTGGACAAGGTGAAGCGTCAGCGCGGCACGCAGCGCAAGGCGCGCGAGCGCCAAGGTACTTTCCGCGTCTCGCTGGTGGGCTATACCAACGCGGGCAAGAGCACGCTGTTCAATGCGCTGGTCAAGGCGCAGACCTATGCGGCCGACCAGCTCTTCGCCACCCTCGACACGACCACGCGCCAGATGTACCTCGAGGACGCCCGTCGCAGCGTGTCATTGTCGGATACCGTGGGGTTCATCCGTGACCTGCCACACACGCTGGTCGATGCCTTCCAGGCCACGCTGCAGGAGGCCGCCGATGCGGATCTGCTGCTCCACGTGGTCGACGCGGCCAGCCCGGTCTGGCTTGACCAGATTCGGGAGGTCCAGCGGGTGCTGCACGAGATCGGTGCCGATGACGTGGCGCAGGTGCTGGTCTTCAACAAGATCGACGCCATGGAATCGGCGCAGCGCCCGCGTGCGCCTGGTGATCTCTACGAGCTCGCGCCTGGGCTGGTGGTGCCACGCTGGTTTGTCAGTGCCCGCACCGGCGAGGGACTGCCTGCATTGCGGCAGGCCATTGCCGAAGCGGCTCTGAACCAGGACCGCATGGAGGTTGCTGGTCGTACCGATCCCCGTTTCGACCCTGATCGCAGCGATACCGATGTGATCGAGATCGAAGACACGACGCCTGAACGGGTCGAAACCCTGCCCACGCCGCCCACGGCGTGA
- the hflK gene encoding FtsH protease activity modulator HflK: protein MNKTNPMDAYTPVRAPWGAVAGSALNLVAGAARTLVCQLRGARNAPAGADVMANSGRNDGPPDLDELWRDFNQKLGGLFGGKTPAGRDGGGSPPSGRPDPSSDGRLFGVGGGLLVGVAALLWLGSGFFIVQEGQQAVILTFGKFSRTVDAGIQYRWPSPFQSHDTVSVTQTRSTEVGRNSVVQATGLRDSSMLTQDENIVDIRFTVQWRLKQAKDFLFENRNVEEAVLQAAESAVREIVGRGTMDSVLYEQRDAIAVDLVKSIQAQLDRLKAGILVVNVNVQSVQAPEQVQAAFDDAFKAGADRERLKNEGQAYANDIIPKARGTAARLAEEAEGYRARVVAQAEGDGERFRSVLAEYQKAPGVTRDRMYIDTMSQLYANVSKVMVDSRSGSNLLYLPLDKLMQQSAVTSATAASGVPLVLSGNDGASGSSVDVRSRDGQRSRDRDVR, encoded by the coding sequence ATGAACAAGACGAATCCGATGGACGCTTACACGCCTGTTCGGGCCCCGTGGGGGGCTGTGGCTGGTTCTGCGCTGAATCTGGTCGCCGGGGCCGCGCGAACCCTGGTCTGCCAGTTGCGTGGCGCGCGCAATGCGCCCGCTGGCGCAGACGTGATGGCCAATTCCGGTCGCAACGACGGTCCGCCGGATCTGGACGAACTCTGGCGCGACTTCAACCAGAAACTCGGTGGCCTGTTTGGCGGCAAGACGCCTGCTGGCCGTGACGGAGGGGGCTCGCCGCCCTCCGGTCGCCCGGACCCTTCGTCCGACGGCCGTCTGTTCGGCGTTGGCGGGGGGCTGCTGGTGGGTGTGGCGGCGCTGCTGTGGCTGGGCAGCGGCTTCTTCATCGTGCAGGAAGGTCAGCAGGCCGTGATCCTCACGTTCGGCAAGTTCAGCCGCACGGTGGATGCCGGCATCCAGTACCGCTGGCCCTCGCCGTTCCAGTCGCATGACACCGTCAGCGTGACGCAGACGCGTTCCACCGAGGTGGGGCGCAACTCCGTCGTGCAGGCCACGGGTCTGCGCGACTCGTCCATGCTCACGCAGGACGAGAACATCGTCGACATCCGCTTCACCGTGCAATGGCGCTTGAAACAGGCCAAGGACTTCCTGTTCGAGAACCGCAATGTCGAAGAGGCGGTCCTGCAGGCGGCCGAATCGGCAGTGCGCGAGATCGTCGGGCGCGGCACGATGGATTCTGTTCTCTACGAGCAGCGCGATGCGATTGCCGTGGATCTGGTGAAATCGATCCAGGCCCAGCTCGACCGCCTCAAGGCGGGCATCCTCGTCGTCAATGTCAATGTCCAGAGCGTGCAGGCGCCCGAGCAGGTGCAGGCTGCCTTCGACGATGCATTCAAGGCCGGCGCCGACCGTGAACGCCTCAAGAACGAAGGCCAGGCCTACGCCAACGACATCATTCCCAAGGCCCGCGGCACGGCTGCACGCCTGGCCGAAGAGGCCGAAGGCTACCGCGCCCGCGTGGTGGCACAGGCTGAAGGCGATGGCGAGCGCTTCCGCAGCGTGCTCGCCGAGTACCAGAAGGCGCCGGGCGTGACCCGCGACCGGATGTACATCGACACCATGTCGCAGCTCTACGCCAATGTCAGCAAGGTGATGGTCGATTCGCGCAGCGGCAGCAACCTGCTCTATCTGCCGCTGGACAAGCTGATGCAGCAGTCGGCGGTCACATCGGCCACCGCGGCGTCGGGCGTGCCGCTGGTGCTGTCAGGCAACGACGGTGCTTCGGGCAGCAGCGTGGACGTGCGTTCACGCGACGGACAACGCAGTCGCGACCGTGACGTGCGCTGA
- the hflC gene encoding protease modulator HflC, giving the protein MNRIGLIAISALMALLVSMSMLFVVDQRNFAVVYSLGEIKEVIAEPGLKFKLPPPLQNVIFIDRRTQTLDSPETRPVFTAEKQSLVIDWLVKWRITEPRQFIRNTGVDLRNAEARLSPIVQAALNEEVTKRTVRAMLSTERDKVMQGVMQRLSDDAKNFGIEIVDVRIKRVDFAVTITESVYRRMESERKRVANELRSEGSADGEKIRADADRQREVILADAYREAQKVKGEGDAKASAIYAEAFGRDPQFASFYRSLEAYRSSFRSKSDVLVLDPSSEFFRVMRNGGVGGK; this is encoded by the coding sequence ATGAATCGAATCGGACTAATCGCGATCAGCGCCTTGATGGCGTTGCTCGTCTCCATGTCGATGCTGTTCGTGGTCGATCAGCGCAACTTCGCCGTCGTCTACTCGCTCGGCGAGATCAAGGAAGTCATCGCCGAGCCGGGACTGAAGTTCAAGCTGCCGCCGCCCCTGCAGAACGTGATCTTCATCGACCGCCGCACGCAGACGCTCGACAGCCCGGAAACGCGCCCGGTGTTCACCGCCGAGAAGCAGAGCCTGGTGATCGACTGGCTGGTCAAGTGGCGCATCACCGAGCCGCGCCAGTTCATCCGCAATACCGGCGTCGATCTGCGCAATGCCGAGGCGCGCCTGTCGCCCATCGTTCAGGCGGCGCTGAACGAGGAAGTCACCAAGCGCACCGTGCGGGCGATGCTCTCCACGGAGCGTGACAAGGTGATGCAGGGTGTGATGCAGCGCCTCAGCGACGATGCCAAGAACTTCGGCATCGAGATCGTCGATGTTCGCATCAAGCGGGTCGATTTCGCTGTCACGATCACGGAGTCGGTCTATCGCCGCATGGAGTCGGAGCGCAAGCGTGTTGCCAATGAACTGCGTTCCGAAGGCTCGGCGGATGGTGAAAAGATCCGCGCCGATGCGGATCGGCAGCGCGAGGTGATCCTGGCAGACGCTTACCGTGAAGCCCAGAAGGTCAAGGGCGAGGGCGATGCCAAGGCTTCGGCCATCTATGCCGAGGCGTTTGGCCGTGATCCCCAGTTCGCCAGTTTCTACCGCAGCCTGGAAGCCTACCGTTCGAGTTTCCGCAGCAAGAGCGACGTGCTTGTGCTCGACCCGTCGAGCGAGTTCTTCCGTGTGATGCGCAACGGCGGTGTGGGTGGCAAGTAA
- a CDS encoding DUF2065 domain-containing protein, with amino-acid sequence MTLDTLLSALALVLVIEGLMPLFGPRRWRSVFEQVLALGDGQIRFIGLISVLTGLLLLLLFS; translated from the coding sequence GTGACGCTGGACACGCTGCTGTCGGCCCTGGCGCTGGTGCTGGTGATCGAGGGGCTGATGCCGCTGTTCGGTCCTCGGCGGTGGCGCAGCGTCTTCGAGCAGGTTCTGGCGCTCGGGGACGGACAGATCCGGTTCATCGGTCTGATCAGTGTCCTGACCGGACTTCTGTTGCTGCTGCTCTTCAGTTGA
- a CDS encoding ATP phosphoribosyltransferase regulatory subunit produces the protein MSSAWLLPEHIADVLPHEARRIEELRRILLDAARGYGYELVMPPLLEHLESLLSGTGRALDLRTFKLVDQLSGRTLGVRADTTPQVARIDAHLLNRAGLTRLCYCGPVLHTLPAGPDSTREPLQFGAEIYGHAGLEADLEVHELALECLGRARVESLVMDLADARFVQGALVGVTLSPVQGDALRAALASKDQAELEALTADLPAMNREALRLLPALFGGDEVLEIARARLPNNTLITAALDDVQWLATHLRRDYPSLRLGFDLADLSGYAYYSGTRFAIYSAGGTDALVRGGRYDNVGAVFGRRRAAVGFSLDLKSVVEHVRFDGRRAAIRAPWSEDTALRAAVRRLREMGEAVVCVLPGHEHEADEFECDRELVAVNGQWVICAR, from the coding sequence ATGTCTTCTGCTTGGCTGTTGCCCGAGCACATTGCCGATGTGTTGCCTCACGAGGCTCGGCGAATCGAGGAGTTGCGGCGCATCCTGCTGGATGCCGCCCGTGGCTATGGCTATGAGCTGGTCATGCCGCCGCTGCTGGAGCATCTGGAGTCGCTGCTGAGCGGCACCGGCCGTGCGCTGGACCTGCGGACCTTCAAGCTGGTCGACCAGCTCAGCGGCCGCACGCTGGGTGTGCGCGCCGACACCACCCCCCAGGTGGCGCGCATTGATGCCCATCTGCTGAACCGTGCCGGACTGACCCGCCTGTGCTACTGCGGCCCTGTGCTGCACACGCTGCCGGCAGGCCCGGACAGCACGCGCGAGCCCCTGCAGTTCGGGGCCGAGATCTACGGACATGCCGGGCTCGAAGCCGATCTGGAGGTGCACGAGCTCGCGCTCGAGTGCCTGGGCCGTGCACGGGTCGAGTCGCTGGTGATGGATCTGGCGGATGCGCGCTTCGTTCAGGGTGCGCTGGTGGGCGTGACACTGTCGCCTGTCCAGGGCGATGCGCTGCGTGCCGCGCTGGCGTCCAAGGACCAGGCCGAACTGGAGGCGCTGACCGCCGATCTGCCTGCGATGAACCGCGAGGCACTGCGTCTGCTGCCGGCCTTGTTTGGTGGCGACGAGGTGCTGGAGATCGCCCGGGCGCGGTTGCCGAACAACACGCTGATCACCGCGGCGCTGGACGATGTGCAGTGGCTCGCCACGCACCTGCGCAGGGATTACCCGTCGTTGCGCCTGGGTTTCGATCTGGCTGATCTGTCTGGCTATGCCTATTACAGTGGTACCCGGTTCGCGATCTACAGCGCTGGCGGCACCGATGCACTGGTGCGTGGCGGGCGCTATGACAATGTCGGAGCCGTCTTCGGACGCCGGCGCGCGGCGGTGGGCTTCAGTCTTGACCTGAAGTCGGTCGTGGAGCATGTCCGTTTCGACGGACGCCGTGCCGCCATCCGTGCGCCCTGGAGCGAAGACACGGCGCTCCGTGCTGCCGTGCGCCGCCTGCGCGAAATGGGCGAGGCGGTGGTTTGTGTGTTGCCCGGGCATGAGCACGAGGCAGACGAGTTCGAGTGCGACCGGGAACTGGTCGCCGTCAACGGGCAGTGGGTGATCTGTGCGCGCTGA
- a CDS encoding adenylosuccinate synthase, producing MDTRSAASAEVRGRNVVVVGTQWGDEGKGKVVDWLTDHAAGVVRFQGGHNAGHTLVINGVKTALQLIPSGIMRAGVACYIGNGVVVDPAHLLLEIGRLEAAGLDVRSRLFISESCPLILPFHVEVDKAREALRETSGAGKIGTTGKGIGPAYEDKVARRALRVQDLKHPERFARKLRELLALHNFALEGYLNSAALEFQPIFEHAMQMAEQLKPMMADVGVRIDAANRAGGSILFEGAQGTLLDIDHGTYPFVTSSNCVAGNAAAGSGVGPQLLHYMLGITKAYTTRVGSGPFPTELPMDEPGTVGHHLSTVGQERGTVTGRARRCGWLDGAALKRAMLINGITGLCLTKLDVLDGLTEIRMCVGYELHGERVDILPLDADEIVNCKPIYEVFPGWTETTFGVTTWEGLPLNAQRYLERVQEFIATPIAMVSTGPDRDHTILLRHPYKD from the coding sequence ATGGATACACGCAGTGCTGCGTCTGCAGAAGTTCGTGGACGCAATGTCGTCGTTGTCGGAACGCAATGGGGTGATGAGGGCAAGGGCAAGGTCGTCGACTGGCTGACCGACCACGCCGCTGGTGTGGTGCGCTTCCAGGGTGGCCACAATGCTGGTCACACGCTGGTGATCAATGGCGTGAAGACTGCCCTGCAACTGATCCCCTCGGGCATCATGCGCGCTGGCGTGGCCTGCTACATCGGCAACGGTGTCGTGGTCGATCCGGCCCACCTGCTGCTGGAGATCGGCCGCCTGGAAGCGGCCGGCCTGGATGTGCGCTCGCGCCTGTTCATCAGCGAGTCCTGCCCGCTGATCCTGCCCTTCCATGTCGAAGTGGACAAGGCACGCGAAGCGCTGCGCGAGACCAGTGGCGCCGGCAAGATCGGCACGACCGGGAAGGGCATCGGCCCCGCGTACGAGGACAAGGTCGCTCGCCGTGCGCTGCGCGTCCAGGATCTGAAGCACCCCGAGCGCTTCGCCAGGAAGCTGCGCGAACTGCTGGCCCTGCACAACTTCGCGCTCGAAGGCTATCTGAACAGCGCTGCGCTGGAATTCCAGCCCATCTTCGAGCACGCCATGCAGATGGCCGAGCAGCTCAAGCCGATGATGGCGGACGTCGGTGTGCGCATCGATGCAGCCAACCGTGCGGGCGGCAGCATCCTGTTCGAGGGCGCGCAGGGTACGCTGCTCGACATCGACCACGGCACCTATCCGTTCGTCACGTCGAGCAACTGCGTGGCGGGCAACGCGGCGGCCGGCTCGGGCGTCGGCCCGCAACTGCTGCATTACATGCTCGGCATCACCAAGGCCTACACCACGCGGGTCGGCTCCGGTCCGTTCCCGACCGAGCTGCCGATGGACGAGCCGGGCACCGTGGGTCATCACCTGTCCACGGTCGGCCAGGAGCGTGGCACCGTCACCGGGCGGGCGCGTCGCTGCGGCTGGCTGGATGGCGCGGCGCTCAAGCGCGCGATGCTGATCAACGGCATCACCGGCCTGTGCCTGACCAAGCTGGACGTGCTGGACGGACTGACCGAGATCCGCATGTGTGTCGGCTATGAACTGCACGGGGAGCGTGTGGACATCCTGCCGCTCGATGCCGACGAGATCGTCAACTGCAAGCCGATCTACGAAGTGTTCCCGGGCTGGACGGAAACGACCTTCGGCGTGACGACGTGGGAAGGTCTGCCGCTGAATGCGCAGCGCTATCTGGAGCGTGTACAGGAATTCATCGCGACGCCGATCGCCATGGTGTCGACTGGGCCTGACCGCGACCACACCATCCTGCTGCGCCATCCCTACAAGGACTGA
- a CDS encoding phosphoribosyltransferase: MLTDDGKHLYVSWDEYHLLIEKLAIKVHQSGWEFDQILCLARGGLRPGDVMSRVFDKPLAIMATSSYRAESGTIQGRLDMAKYITMPKGELAGRVLLVDDLADSGVTLQAVVERLRGMPSIRELRSAVLWVKGVSCYTPDYFVEALPTSPWIHQPFEEYDAMRPDALTRKLSV; this comes from the coding sequence ATGCTCACCGATGACGGCAAACACCTCTATGTCTCCTGGGACGAATACCACCTGCTGATCGAGAAACTTGCGATCAAGGTGCACCAGTCCGGCTGGGAGTTCGACCAGATTCTCTGTCTGGCGCGCGGCGGCCTGCGCCCTGGCGATGTGATGTCGCGGGTATTCGACAAGCCGCTGGCCATCATGGCGACCAGTTCCTACCGCGCCGAGAGCGGCACGATCCAGGGTCGACTGGACATGGCGAAGTACATCACCATGCCCAAGGGCGAGCTGGCCGGCCGGGTGCTGCTGGTGGATGACCTCGCCGATTCCGGGGTTACGCTGCAGGCGGTGGTGGAGCGACTGCGCGGCATGCCTTCGATCCGCGAATTGCGTTCGGCCGTGCTGTGGGTGAAGGGCGTGTCCTGTTATACCCCCGACTATTTTGTCGAGGCGCTGCCCACGAGTCCGTGGATTCACCAGCCGTTCGAAGAATATGACGCGATGCGCCCGGATGCGCTGACCCGCAAGCTGTCAGTCTGA
- the rnr gene encoding ribonuclease R — MQGVSLNNGNSLNEVVGTVQGHRDGHGFVVLDSGEADIYLAPQEMRAVLHHDRVRVRVMRQDRKGRPEGRVLDILERRKAPIIGRLLLENGVWVVAPEDKRYGQDILIPKNATANAEAGQVVAVELTEPPSLHSQPVGRITEVLGDIDDPGMEIEIAVRKYEVPHQFSPATLAQTGKLPDKVRAADMKHRVDLTDVPLVTIDGEDARDFDDAVYCEPAKVGRKKGWRLLVAIADVSHYVKPGDPLDDDAYERATSVYFPRRVIPMLPEKLSNGLCSLNPDQNRLSMVCDMLVDAEGEVSAYQFYPAVICSHARLTYTEVAAVLSNTRGAEAQRQVHLVPHLLHLHEVYRLLLKQRTTRGAIDFETTETQIVCDENGRIDKIIPRVRTEAHRLIEEAMLAANVCAADFIQAGKHPSLYRVHEGPTPEKRLALQNYLRSLGLNLTVSDEPTPGELQALAQLTRDRPDATQIHSMLLRSMQQAIYTPFNNGHFGLSYSAYTHFTSPIRRYPDLLVHRVIKGLLAGKKYGLVVRAAVPGAAVPARRRQPAKVEGPAPRMEGIAPRDLEVWEVAGAHCSANERRADEASRDVEAWLKCKFMRDRLGEEYGGTISSVTSFGLFVQLDELYVEGLVHITELGGEYFRYDDVRHELRGERTGVRYAVGGRIRVQVSRVDLDGRRIDFRMVRDPLTPAAVPKPARERHATAQDELASIQEADRAVRRSSRKTAARKSGPHAGKTAGKSAGKVAGKAAGKAAGKSSGKPAARPASLPVDPPMEAAATTPAVEGRRRRSKR, encoded by the coding sequence ATGCAAGGAGTCTCGTTGAACAACGGTAATTCATTGAATGAAGTCGTCGGCACGGTGCAGGGTCACCGTGACGGACATGGCTTCGTCGTGCTCGACAGCGGTGAGGCAGACATCTATCTGGCACCGCAGGAAATGCGGGCAGTTCTCCACCATGACCGGGTGCGCGTGCGTGTGATGCGCCAGGACCGCAAGGGGCGCCCGGAAGGCCGCGTACTGGACATTCTGGAGCGCCGCAAGGCGCCGATCATCGGTCGGCTGCTGCTCGAGAACGGTGTCTGGGTCGTGGCACCCGAGGACAAGCGCTACGGACAGGACATCCTGATTCCGAAGAACGCGACCGCCAATGCAGAAGCCGGGCAGGTGGTTGCGGTCGAACTGACCGAGCCGCCTTCACTGCACTCGCAGCCGGTCGGACGGATCACCGAGGTGCTGGGGGACATCGACGACCCCGGCATGGAGATCGAGATTGCGGTGCGCAAGTACGAAGTACCGCACCAGTTCTCTCCTGCGACACTGGCGCAGACCGGCAAGCTGCCCGACAAGGTCCGCGCCGCCGACATGAAGCACCGCGTCGACCTGACGGACGTGCCGCTGGTGACGATCGACGGCGAGGATGCGCGCGACTTCGACGACGCGGTCTACTGCGAGCCGGCCAAGGTCGGGCGCAAGAAGGGCTGGCGCCTGCTGGTGGCGATCGCCGACGTGAGCCACTACGTCAAGCCGGGCGACCCGCTGGATGACGACGCCTACGAGCGCGCGACCTCGGTCTACTTCCCGCGGCGTGTCATTCCGATGCTGCCGGAAAAGCTGTCCAACGGCCTGTGCTCCCTCAATCCGGACCAGAACCGGCTCTCGATGGTCTGCGACATGCTCGTGGACGCCGAAGGCGAGGTGTCTGCCTACCAGTTCTACCCGGCGGTGATCTGCTCGCATGCCCGGCTGACCTATACCGAGGTGGCGGCCGTGCTGTCGAACACCCGTGGAGCCGAGGCCCAGCGCCAGGTCCATCTGGTGCCGCATCTGCTGCATCTGCACGAGGTCTACCGCCTGCTGCTGAAACAGCGCACGACACGCGGTGCGATCGATTTCGAGACCACCGAAACGCAGATCGTCTGCGACGAGAACGGGCGCATCGACAAGATCATCCCGCGGGTGCGCACTGAAGCGCACCGCCTGATCGAGGAGGCGATGCTCGCAGCCAATGTCTGTGCCGCCGACTTCATCCAGGCGGGCAAGCACCCGTCGCTGTACCGGGTGCATGAAGGTCCGACCCCGGAGAAGCGCCTGGCTCTGCAGAACTACCTGCGCAGCCTCGGCCTGAACCTCACGGTCAGCGACGAGCCGACGCCCGGCGAGTTGCAGGCACTCGCGCAGCTGACCCGGGACCGCCCGGACGCCACGCAGATCCACTCCATGCTGCTGCGCTCCATGCAGCAGGCGATCTACACGCCCTTCAACAATGGCCACTTCGGCCTGTCCTACAGCGCGTACACCCACTTCACCAGCCCGATCCGCCGTTACCCGGACCTGCTGGTGCACCGGGTCATCAAGGGGCTGCTGGCCGGCAAGAAGTACGGCCTGGTGGTGCGGGCGGCCGTCCCTGGTGCGGCAGTGCCGGCACGTCGTCGGCAGCCGGCCAAGGTCGAGGGGCCTGCGCCCCGCATGGAGGGCATCGCACCCCGTGACCTCGAGGTCTGGGAGGTTGCCGGTGCCCATTGCAGTGCGAACGAGCGCCGAGCGGACGAGGCCTCGCGGGACGTCGAGGCCTGGCTGAAGTGCAAGTTCATGCGCGACCGGCTGGGCGAGGAGTACGGCGGCACGATCAGCTCGGTCACCAGCTTCGGTCTGTTCGTGCAGCTCGACGAGTTGTACGTCGAGGGTCTGGTCCACATCACCGAACTGGGTGGCGAGTATTTCCGCTACGACGACGTGCGCCACGAACTGCGCGGCGAGCGCACCGGGGTGCGCTATGCCGTGGGTGGGCGCATCCGGGTGCAGGTCAGCCGGGTCGATCTCGACGGACGCCGCATCGATTTCCGGATGGTGCGCGATCCGCTGACGCCCGCGGCGGTGCCGAAGCCGGCCCGCGAGCGGCACGCCACGGCGCAGGACGAGCTGGCCTCGATCCAGGAAGCGGACCGTGCCGTGCGCCGCTCGTCGCGCAAGACGGCTGCACGCAAGTCCGGCCCGCATGCCGGCAAGACCGCAGGCAAGAGCGCCGGCAAGGTCGCAGGAAAAGCCGCCGGGAAGGCGGCGGGGAAATCGTCCGGCAAGCCGGCGGCCCGTCCGGCATCGCTGCCGGTCGATCCGCCGATGGAAGCGGCCGCCACGACGCCAGCCGTCGAGGGCCGCCGGCGCCGCAGCAAGCGTTGA
- a CDS encoding NAD(P)H-hydrate dehydratase, producing MNRPPPVQLSTLLRTAAGPWPTHDSAASRAIDALSAQDLPPHTLMQRAGRAVAQLAMALVPDARRIDVLAGHGNNGGDGYEAALHLHRAGRNVVVHTFGRDTDWPPDAAASRQQAQAAGVRIVAGLDAAEWSRSELVIDALLGRGLTRPASGELAEAIRLLRGHAAPVLAVDLPSGLPGDTGALEVGAPCVQARWTLALLTLAPGLFTARGRDHAGEIWWDDLGATLTHAGTPLPAAWLHSPVWAESVWPARLHAQHKGSFGDVWALGGGRSMTGAALLAARTALCVGAGRVYVHLLDPDAHRLDPLHPELMLADAPTAARLQNATVVAGCGGGQAIREHLPDTLHHAARLVLDADALNALAEDPRLGEALRDRRDNGLPTVLTPHPLEAARLLGCSAAEVQSDRLVAIRTLAARTGAVVVLKGSGSLVASPDDIPWINTSGNAALATPGSGDVLAGWIAGLWSQLAGARASKSASQVWPEAGLAACHAVYQHGLRAEQLSPAGDVLVASQLIPSRP from the coding sequence ATGAACCGCCCGCCTCCCGTCCAGCTCTCGACACTGCTCCGGACAGCCGCCGGCCCCTGGCCCACCCACGACAGCGCCGCGTCCCGCGCGATCGATGCCCTGTCCGCCCAGGACTTGCCGCCCCACACGCTGATGCAGCGCGCCGGCCGGGCCGTCGCGCAACTGGCCATGGCGCTCGTGCCCGACGCCCGCCGCATCGATGTGCTGGCAGGCCATGGCAACAACGGCGGCGACGGTTACGAAGCCGCCCTGCATCTGCACCGGGCCGGTCGGAACGTCGTCGTGCACACCTTCGGCCGGGACACCGACTGGCCACCGGATGCCGCCGCGTCACGCCAGCAGGCGCAGGCAGCGGGTGTGCGCATCGTGGCCGGACTGGACGCTGCCGAGTGGTCCCGCTCCGAGCTGGTCATCGACGCCCTGCTGGGCCGCGGCCTGACGCGACCCGCCAGCGGCGAACTGGCCGAAGCGATCCGCCTGCTGCGCGGACACGCCGCACCCGTGCTGGCCGTGGACCTGCCTTCCGGATTGCCCGGCGACACGGGTGCGCTGGAGGTGGGCGCGCCCTGTGTCCAGGCCCGCTGGACGCTCGCCCTTCTGACCCTGGCACCCGGCCTGTTCACCGCCCGCGGGCGCGACCACGCCGGCGAGATCTGGTGGGACGATCTGGGCGCCACGCTGACGCATGCCGGCACGCCCCTACCGGCCGCCTGGCTACACAGCCCGGTCTGGGCCGAGTCCGTCTGGCCGGCACGCCTCCACGCCCAGCACAAGGGCAGCTTTGGCGATGTCTGGGCGCTGGGCGGCGGACGGTCGATGACCGGTGCCGCCCTGCTGGCCGCCCGCACGGCGCTGTGTGTCGGCGCTGGCCGCGTCTACGTCCACCTGCTCGACCCCGACGCGCATCGGCTCGACCCGCTGCACCCGGAGCTGATGCTGGCCGATGCACCGACCGCCGCGCGCCTGCAGAACGCCACTGTGGTGGCCGGCTGCGGTGGCGGGCAGGCGATCCGCGAACACCTGCCCGACACGCTGCACCATGCAGCCAGACTGGTGCTGGACGCCGACGCACTGAACGCGCTGGCCGAAGATCCCCGCCTTGGTGAAGCCTTGCGCGATCGACGCGACAACGGCTTGCCAACCGTGCTGACGCCGCACCCGCTGGAAGCGGCGCGCCTGCTGGGATGCAGCGCGGCCGAGGTCCAGTCCGATCGCCTGGTCGCGATCCGGACGCTGGCGGCACGCACAGGCGCCGTCGTGGTGCTCAAGGGCTCCGGCAGCCTGGTCGCGTCACCGGACGACATCCCGTGGATCAACACCAGCGGGAATGCTGCGCTTGCCACGCCCGGCAGCGGCGACGTGCTGGCCGGCTGGATCGCCGGACTGTGGAGCCAACTGGCCGGCGCACGCGCCAGCAAGAGCGCATCGCAGGTGTGGCCGGAGGCGGGACTGGCCGCCTGCCACGCCGTGTACCAGCATGGCCTGCGCGCCGAACAGCTCAGCCCGGCTGGCGACGTGCTAGTCGCCAGCCAGCTGATTCCGTCCAGGCCCTGA